A portion of the Bdellovibrio bacteriovorus genome contains these proteins:
- a CDS encoding SNF2-related protein has protein sequence MITPYHAKLFAYELTSKPGADVPDRIARALHDAKVDLNPHQVNAALFALKNPLSQGVILADEVGLGKTIEAGLLISQYWAEGKRSILIIAPKSLRHQWKDELDRLFFLKSDVLNSAIYRKIKKSGENDPFDRNEKIIITNEHFVDAYSTQIKLYKWDLVIIDEAHKLRNVWKKSRTQAKRAKSVRDAVRGFNKALLTATPMQNNLMELYGLVSFIDDYILGTPESFAATFCNVPEEQREERLIELRHRMSRFFNRELRQNVKDYVPYTNRNPMTFTYEPSVDEEKLRIGFEDFLRRPIIHSIPTSALPLLKLIYLKLLASSTFALKNSLLNLYCRLMWLSVNLNNRELYEKLYSDIKIKLTNSDGTRADELERFEKRLFKGVISKTFDALRERAEAALAEFELTDEESEISATYEETDSEDDDQDTQEEVLHPTDEIEEEAKLILSFITTSREISENKKADSLIEALNQQFAKAKSEGWPEKAVIFTEFRTTQNYVLKALERMGLNLKSDVVIFNGDSGDTEERKSLVSEFKQNKKIFLTTEAGSEGLNLQFCNLIINYDLPWNPQRIEQRIGRCHRYGQPLDVIVVNFVNKKNGADVRVLELLQEKFNLFKGAFGASDEVLGQIESGHDFEKEILKIYLACRTPEEIKSAFNDLSEKLKSKIDKSMTDAKKLLLENFDEEVQAKLKFREEQTKKTVDEFSRKFNTIVEFGFDGLGIEAKDGVFEVTSPNGQITEGRYSTDLSSEATPILTNNSLGELFLAKAKSSSTPPQILEFDLSNYENTISLLESLSGESGILAAYHAKLSAFRDEDCILLAGATQEGKSISAEVISKLFRLNARPTTGQLSEVNLKKVEANIKSELEALNLKLAEKNKVVFHEEIDRLDAWAEDIKLSLEIEIKQLDQEIKTLKTASKKMSNLEETVQAKRHIKNLEAKRNEKRKELFSSQDRIDQEKESVLNRIEQNMNIKTELTEIFTIGWKVV, from the coding sequence ATGATCACCCCTTACCACGCAAAACTTTTTGCATACGAGTTAACTTCAAAACCTGGCGCAGATGTTCCTGACAGAATCGCGCGCGCTTTGCATGACGCTAAAGTGGACCTCAACCCCCACCAAGTAAACGCCGCTCTCTTCGCTCTAAAGAATCCGCTATCTCAAGGGGTAATTCTTGCTGATGAAGTTGGACTAGGAAAAACCATTGAGGCTGGATTACTAATTTCACAGTATTGGGCCGAAGGAAAGAGATCCATTCTAATTATCGCTCCGAAGTCCTTAAGGCACCAATGGAAGGATGAGCTTGATCGCCTGTTCTTTCTTAAATCCGATGTTCTCAATAGTGCCATTTACCGAAAGATAAAGAAATCTGGAGAAAACGATCCATTTGATCGCAATGAAAAGATCATCATAACAAACGAACACTTCGTTGATGCCTACTCAACTCAGATAAAACTCTACAAGTGGGACCTAGTTATTATCGACGAGGCTCACAAGCTTAGAAATGTATGGAAAAAATCTCGCACGCAGGCAAAGCGTGCAAAGAGTGTTCGGGATGCAGTTCGTGGATTCAATAAAGCCCTTTTGACTGCTACTCCAATGCAAAACAACCTCATGGAGCTATACGGCTTAGTTAGCTTCATTGACGATTACATTCTTGGAACTCCAGAAAGCTTCGCCGCCACCTTTTGCAATGTTCCAGAAGAGCAGCGCGAAGAGCGGCTAATCGAGCTTCGTCATCGAATGAGTCGCTTCTTTAATCGTGAACTTCGCCAGAATGTGAAGGACTACGTTCCATACACAAATCGAAACCCAATGACATTCACTTATGAGCCGTCGGTAGATGAAGAAAAGCTTAGAATTGGATTTGAAGACTTTCTAAGAAGACCGATTATTCACTCTATTCCTACTTCAGCGTTGCCTTTGCTAAAGCTGATCTATCTTAAATTGCTGGCTAGTTCTACTTTTGCTCTCAAGAATAGCCTGCTCAATCTGTACTGCCGCTTAATGTGGCTAAGTGTAAATCTCAATAATCGAGAGTTATACGAAAAGCTTTACTCAGACATTAAAATCAAACTAACAAACAGCGATGGCACGCGAGCGGACGAGTTGGAGAGGTTTGAAAAGAGACTGTTTAAGGGCGTGATCTCCAAAACATTCGATGCACTTAGAGAGCGCGCCGAAGCTGCCCTTGCAGAGTTCGAGCTAACAGACGAAGAGTCCGAAATATCAGCAACCTACGAGGAAACCGATTCCGAAGATGACGATCAGGACACGCAAGAAGAAGTTCTCCATCCTACTGATGAAATTGAAGAAGAAGCAAAACTGATTTTGTCATTCATCACGACATCTAGAGAAATCTCAGAAAACAAAAAAGCAGATTCTCTTATCGAGGCTCTCAATCAACAATTTGCAAAAGCGAAAAGCGAAGGTTGGCCCGAAAAGGCCGTAATTTTCACTGAGTTCAGAACTACTCAAAATTATGTGCTAAAGGCTCTTGAGAGAATGGGTCTGAACTTAAAATCAGATGTCGTCATTTTTAATGGCGATTCTGGAGATACAGAAGAGAGAAAGTCTCTGGTGTCTGAATTCAAACAGAATAAAAAAATCTTTCTTACAACCGAAGCAGGATCAGAGGGATTAAATCTCCAATTTTGCAATCTAATCATCAACTATGACCTTCCTTGGAACCCACAGCGCATAGAGCAAAGGATTGGACGCTGCCACAGATATGGTCAGCCGCTCGATGTAATAGTCGTAAACTTTGTTAACAAGAAGAACGGTGCAGATGTCCGAGTGCTTGAGCTTCTTCAAGAGAAATTCAACTTATTCAAAGGTGCCTTTGGTGCTAGTGACGAAGTACTAGGACAAATTGAATCTGGTCATGATTTTGAAAAGGAAATTCTGAAAATCTATTTGGCTTGTAGAACACCTGAAGAGATCAAGAGCGCATTTAATGATCTATCTGAAAAACTAAAGTCTAAGATTGATAAATCAATGACTGACGCAAAAAAGTTGCTCTTGGAAAACTTCGATGAAGAGGTTCAGGCGAAGCTAAAATTCAGAGAAGAGCAGACCAAAAAGACCGTTGATGAGTTTAGCAGAAAGTTTAATACAATCGTGGAATTTGGTTTTGATGGCCTTGGAATAGAAGCCAAGGACGGAGTCTTTGAAGTCACGTCCCCAAATGGCCAGATCACAGAAGGGCGCTATTCCACAGATTTATCCTCGGAAGCTACTCCGATTCTAACGAACAATTCCTTGGGAGAGCTTTTCTTAGCAAAGGCAAAGTCTTCGTCTACTCCGCCACAAATTCTAGAGTTTGATCTTTCCAATTATGAAAACACCATTTCCTTACTAGAATCACTGTCCGGCGAATCCGGCATACTTGCAGCATATCACGCCAAGCTCTCTGCATTTCGAGACGAGGACTGCATTCTTCTTGCAGGGGCCACCCAAGAAGGCAAATCCATTTCAGCAGAGGTCATTTCAAAGCTTTTTAGGCTAAACGCCCGTCCGACTACCGGACAGCTTTCTGAAGTGAATTTGAAAAAGGTTGAGGCCAACATTAAGTCCGAACTTGAGGCGTTAAATTTGAAATTGGCTGAAAAAAACAAAGTCGTATTCCACGAAGAAATCGACAGGCTAGATGCCTGGGCTGAGGACATCAAATTAAGTCTAGAAATTGAGATTAAGCAGTTGGACCAGGAGATTAAGACCTTGAAGACTGCCTCAAAAAAAATGAGTAACTTAGAGGAAACGGTTCAGGCCAAAAGACACATCAAAAATCTCGAAGCCAAGCGCAATGAAAAGCGAAAGGAACTTTTCTCTTCTCAAGATCGTATTGATCAGGAGAAGGAGTCAGTTCTAAACCGTATTGAACAAAACATGAATATTAAAACAGAACTAACTGAGATTTTCACCATCGGATGGAAAGTCGTTTAG
- a CDS encoding site-specific DNA-methyltransferase, producing the protein MTKQRLELDWVGKDEKFILEPRILIEKETLSVGAKTTQNLLIHGDNLLGLKALENDFSGKIQCVYIDPPFNTQQAFEHYDDGLEHSLWLSMMKARLEIIHKLICASGSLFIHIDDNELGYLIALADEVFGRNNRISIITFKQGAATGHKAINKGVVNTSNFILIYAKNKSEWKNKKIFTARDRDSRYDQFILNRDQPIGKWKMIPLRQAFLESLGISAKEAKGISKEDFESQISTFVLNNPDSVVQLARPDYKSVGEQVRKMIDLSAANPTKFYHLQREQHSDMYFLKGKRLLFYSQKLKEVDGQLVAGEPLTTIWDDLLSNNLHNEGGVKLPKGKKPEALIKRVIEMSTDKGDYVLDSFGGSGTTGAVAHKMDRKWIMIELGQQCEELIVPRLSSVISGKDDSGVTSACNWKGGGGFKFMTLAPSLLEKDDRGNWVISKKYDATMLAAAVCKHEGFKFHPDQKVYWKQGYSTEKDFIFVTTQFLTAEHLQRIHDQLKPDETLLISAKAFKVPANKFDRITLKKIPQSLLTRGVEFGRDNYSLNIKEPIQEEMDMDAEM; encoded by the coding sequence ATGACGAAACAAAGATTAGAATTAGACTGGGTAGGAAAAGATGAAAAATTCATACTTGAACCTAGAATCTTGATTGAAAAGGAAACACTTTCGGTAGGCGCCAAAACCACTCAAAATCTCTTAATACATGGTGATAACCTTTTGGGTCTTAAGGCTTTGGAAAATGATTTCAGTGGCAAAATTCAATGCGTATATATTGATCCCCCGTTTAACACTCAGCAGGCTTTCGAGCATTACGATGATGGCTTAGAACACTCGCTCTGGCTATCAATGATGAAAGCGCGCCTTGAAATAATTCACAAACTCATTTGTGCCTCAGGCAGTCTCTTTATTCATATTGATGACAACGAACTTGGCTATCTGATTGCGCTCGCTGACGAAGTTTTCGGGAGAAACAATCGAATATCAATAATTACATTCAAGCAAGGCGCCGCGACTGGACACAAAGCAATCAACAAAGGTGTCGTAAACACTTCAAATTTCATTCTGATATACGCAAAAAACAAATCAGAGTGGAAAAACAAGAAGATTTTTACGGCCAGAGATCGTGACTCTCGATATGACCAGTTCATCCTCAATCGTGATCAACCAATAGGTAAGTGGAAAATGATTCCGCTTCGACAAGCGTTCTTGGAGTCACTGGGAATTTCTGCAAAAGAAGCAAAGGGAATTTCTAAAGAGGACTTTGAGAGTCAGATTTCAACATTTGTATTAAATAATCCAGACTCTGTTGTGCAGCTTGCTCGCCCCGATTACAAAAGCGTAGGGGAACAAGTTAGAAAAATGATTGATTTATCGGCTGCAAACCCTACCAAGTTTTACCATCTTCAGCGAGAACAGCATTCAGATATGTATTTTCTCAAGGGCAAGAGGTTGCTGTTTTATTCGCAAAAACTCAAGGAAGTGGATGGCCAACTTGTGGCTGGCGAGCCCCTTACGACAATCTGGGACGATCTATTATCAAACAATCTCCACAATGAAGGAGGAGTAAAACTACCTAAAGGAAAAAAGCCAGAAGCTCTCATTAAGCGCGTTATCGAGATGTCCACCGACAAGGGCGACTATGTTCTAGATAGTTTTGGGGGGAGTGGCACTACTGGTGCGGTAGCTCATAAAATGGATAGAAAGTGGATTATGATCGAGTTGGGTCAGCAATGCGAAGAGCTAATTGTCCCTCGCTTGAGTTCGGTCATAAGTGGAAAGGATGATTCTGGTGTCACATCTGCCTGCAACTGGAAAGGCGGCGGCGGATTCAAGTTTATGACTCTAGCCCCTTCTCTCCTAGAAAAAGACGACCGAGGTAACTGGGTTATTTCAAAGAAATACGACGCAACAATGCTTGCGGCGGCAGTTTGTAAGCATGAGGGGTTTAAGTTCCACCCAGATCAGAAGGTGTATTGGAAACAAGGTTATTCTACAGAAAAGGACTTCATATTCGTCACCACTCAGTTCCTCACGGCAGAACACCTTCAAAGAATTCATGATCAACTAAAGCCTGACGAAACATTACTCATCAGTGCTAAAGCATTTAAGGTTCCCGCGAATAAGTTTGATCGAATTACACTTAAAAAGATTCCGCAGTCCTTACTCACTCGCGGAGTTGAGTTTGGAAGAGATAACTATAGCCTAAATATCAAGGAACCAATCCAAGAAGAAATGGATATGGATGCCGAAATGTAA
- a CDS encoding helix-turn-helix domain-containing protein: MDMLEKKLNTKAVSERMIHKGLSQTDLADKLQVSKATISSWLKPEKFPRPRHLLQLGELLSLKYEELILESQAQSPVVAFRKSGNYKITPEHMEKFYYVGRLLNKLVQFLPFDTLSSPTTLKDPKLDYEYIQKAASSVRQIINPKTHVIDFPDLIRFFNELHAVLIPVLWGTKHYKNATHLYLPESSTTWIFINLDTKVFDFKFWLAHELGHAKAPQLLGEEGEEFADNFAGALLFPRESAEAAYKELSKVGNADRLKIIGKFATEYLVSPITIYLQIEEFAKANDLPSLELEKQIYGFTTNFNKSYKLISEILLNVEKPSVEQYCKVASEAFKTPFFSCLSEYLKASEDSPKFVANLLDISIEDAQELFRCLVKNG; this comes from the coding sequence ATGGATATGTTGGAAAAAAAGCTAAATACCAAGGCAGTGTCAGAGAGGATGATCCATAAAGGGTTATCTCAAACTGACTTAGCCGATAAACTTCAAGTTTCTAAAGCGACAATTTCCTCTTGGCTCAAGCCAGAGAAGTTTCCTCGTCCGCGCCACTTATTACAGTTGGGCGAATTGCTCAGCTTGAAATATGAAGAATTGATATTGGAGTCACAGGCTCAATCTCCCGTAGTCGCATTTAGAAAGAGCGGGAATTATAAAATTACTCCTGAGCATATGGAGAAGTTTTATTACGTTGGTAGATTACTGAATAAGCTCGTCCAATTCTTACCGTTCGATACATTAAGTAGCCCAACTACGCTTAAAGATCCCAAGCTTGACTATGAATATATCCAGAAGGCGGCAAGTTCTGTCCGTCAGATTATCAACCCTAAGACCCACGTCATAGATTTTCCTGATTTGATTAGGTTCTTCAATGAACTTCATGCAGTTCTTATTCCAGTTCTATGGGGGACAAAGCATTATAAAAATGCAACTCATCTCTATTTACCTGAATCATCTACGACATGGATATTTATAAATTTAGATACAAAAGTATTCGATTTCAAATTTTGGTTAGCACATGAGCTAGGACATGCGAAGGCTCCTCAGTTACTTGGTGAGGAAGGTGAAGAGTTTGCTGATAACTTTGCAGGTGCCCTTCTGTTTCCGAGAGAAAGTGCCGAAGCTGCCTATAAAGAACTTTCCAAAGTAGGGAATGCTGACCGCTTAAAGATAATTGGTAAGTTCGCAACTGAATATCTAGTGTCACCAATTACGATTTATCTTCAGATCGAAGAATTCGCGAAGGCAAATGACCTTCCATCTTTGGAGCTAGAAAAGCAGATTTATGGATTCACTACAAATTTCAATAAATCATACAAACTCATTAGCGAAATATTGCTGAATGTGGAAAAGCCCTCGGTCGAGCAATATTGTAAAGTTGCTAGTGAGGCATTCAAGACACCATTTTTTAGCTGTCTGAGCGAGTATCTAAAAGCGTCAGAGGATTCACCTAAGTTTGTGGCAAATCTTTTGGATATTTCCATTGAAGATGCTCAGGAATTGTTTCGGTGTCTTGTTAAAAATGGCTGA
- a CDS encoding DEAD/DEAH box helicase: protein MGNTTRTLAQRMSLRKPQKESLEILERAFQVVDFKSKDSKEKKLDALLTNGGFGNLKEFDRDFPSLSFAIATGVGKTRLMGAFISYLFIEHKIRDFLILAPNLTIYNKLIDDFRNTSSPKYVFRGIGDFVHHEPRIITGDDYESVNTPRKQMFKPGQQQALFTEDLAINIFNISKLDKDVSKIKSINEYLGEAYFDYLKNLENLVVIMDESHRYRAERGMQVINDLNPILGLELTATPVVSKGGKDIPFKNIAYEYSLAKAIRDGFVKEPYAATRKNFDLKSLKKMDKDELDQMKLQDAVVIHEKTKTSLDIYSKNNGLPRVKPFILVVAEDTKHAEKLLDLVKSPKFFDGQYSEKVVTIHSGQKGSEKDEVVQGLLSVEKPENPVEIVIHVNILKEGWDVTNLFTIVPLRSAAAVILREQTLGRGLRLPYGQRTGDPNVDRLTVVAHELFKELIEAATDPNSIIMKEYIIDPDDPEFKHGQEIVTVPSLAEAGLQKVQEEIEKAKTPEAKKMAEVKYNLKKAIIDAVADGTAITDVKSLKELTEAKVKKELQKSVTETLPLMEMLTDDRDKIVAELLKDGLLEETLQEIISGTIEIPRIVIQPSGETKTGFHTFKLDTKPFPNWQPVDEEILIKALQSGETSSIGIIKNNANSRDTNVNTIVRQLINNDEVDYDEHKDLLYSLAETAIEHIEKSHKDPNKVSNVVQFYAKDIASQIWLQMSGKFFVKDAGYEASDVQPFQRIEKHNFSKIRSDNLVDFRTTFKSTGEMRLKILKGFKKSCHSYYKFDVKPERDFAVILEDDKNVEKWLRPAHNQFKIFYSNQSKMYEPDFVVQTEKVIYMVEIKDSAELQSDEVQDKARSATQYCNSVNEYLKANGGRTWKYLLIPHDQVETNKDIKFFQSFEYKSKDN from the coding sequence ATGGGAAACACAACACGAACTTTGGCTCAACGAATGAGCCTACGAAAACCACAGAAAGAAAGTCTTGAGATACTTGAAAGAGCATTTCAGGTCGTTGATTTCAAATCCAAAGACTCTAAAGAGAAAAAACTCGATGCTCTTTTAACAAATGGTGGATTCGGAAATCTCAAGGAATTTGATCGAGATTTCCCATCGCTTTCATTTGCGATTGCTACTGGGGTTGGAAAAACGCGGCTTATGGGTGCGTTCATCTCCTACTTGTTTATCGAGCACAAGATTCGTGACTTTCTAATCCTCGCGCCCAATTTAACCATTTATAATAAATTGATTGATGATTTCAGAAACACATCCAGCCCTAAATACGTCTTTCGTGGCATTGGTGATTTTGTTCACCATGAACCCAGGATTATTACGGGTGACGACTACGAAAGCGTAAACACTCCTAGAAAGCAGATGTTTAAGCCTGGCCAGCAACAGGCTCTCTTTACAGAAGACTTGGCCATAAATATTTTTAACATCTCTAAGCTAGATAAAGATGTCTCAAAAATTAAATCCATCAATGAGTATCTTGGCGAAGCGTATTTCGATTATCTGAAGAACCTCGAAAATCTCGTTGTTATCATGGACGAATCACATCGTTATCGTGCCGAAAGAGGTATGCAAGTCATAAATGATTTGAATCCGATCCTAGGTCTTGAGCTAACAGCAACACCTGTGGTTTCAAAAGGTGGAAAAGACATCCCTTTCAAAAACATTGCTTACGAATACTCTTTGGCGAAGGCAATTCGTGATGGGTTTGTAAAGGAACCCTACGCAGCGACCAGAAAGAACTTTGATCTGAAGTCGCTTAAAAAAATGGATAAAGACGAGCTTGATCAAATGAAGCTTCAGGATGCTGTCGTGATCCATGAGAAGACAAAAACTAGTCTGGATATTTACTCAAAAAATAATGGCCTCCCAAGGGTTAAGCCATTTATCCTTGTGGTCGCTGAAGATACGAAGCATGCCGAAAAATTATTAGACCTAGTTAAATCTCCGAAGTTCTTTGATGGGCAATATTCTGAAAAGGTAGTGACCATTCACTCCGGCCAAAAAGGAAGTGAAAAGGACGAAGTTGTTCAAGGCTTATTGTCTGTTGAGAAACCAGAGAATCCAGTGGAAATTGTTATCCACGTCAATATCCTCAAAGAAGGATGGGACGTTACAAACCTCTTTACCATTGTTCCACTTCGATCTGCCGCCGCCGTAATTCTAAGAGAGCAAACTTTAGGGCGAGGACTTAGGCTCCCCTATGGACAGCGTACAGGAGATCCTAATGTTGATCGCCTGACCGTAGTAGCGCACGAGTTATTCAAAGAACTAATTGAGGCGGCCACAGATCCTAACTCGATAATAATGAAAGAGTACATAATTGACCCTGACGATCCAGAGTTTAAGCATGGACAGGAAATAGTCACGGTTCCATCACTCGCTGAAGCAGGGTTGCAAAAAGTCCAGGAAGAAATTGAAAAGGCCAAAACTCCCGAAGCTAAAAAAATGGCCGAGGTAAAGTACAACCTTAAAAAAGCTATTATTGATGCCGTTGCAGATGGGACGGCCATCACAGACGTGAAATCACTCAAAGAGTTAACCGAAGCCAAAGTCAAAAAAGAGCTTCAAAAATCAGTTACCGAAACATTGCCTCTCATGGAAATGTTAACCGACGATCGAGATAAGATTGTTGCAGAACTCCTAAAAGACGGTTTGCTGGAAGAAACTCTGCAAGAGATAATTTCTGGAACTATTGAAATACCAAGGATTGTTATTCAGCCGAGTGGTGAAACTAAGACAGGGTTTCATACGTTTAAGCTCGACACTAAGCCATTTCCGAACTGGCAACCTGTCGATGAGGAAATTCTGATTAAGGCCCTTCAATCTGGAGAAACCAGTAGTATTGGAATTATCAAAAATAATGCGAATTCTAGGGATACAAATGTAAATACAATAGTCCGACAACTCATCAATAATGATGAAGTTGATTATGATGAACACAAGGACCTGCTTTATTCTTTAGCGGAAACGGCGATTGAACACATAGAAAAGAGTCACAAAGATCCGAACAAAGTTTCAAACGTAGTTCAGTTTTACGCGAAGGACATCGCGAGCCAAATCTGGTTACAGATGTCAGGAAAATTCTTTGTGAAAGACGCAGGCTACGAAGCCTCTGATGTCCAACCATTCCAACGAATTGAAAAACACAACTTCTCAAAAATTCGCTCGGACAACTTGGTTGATTTCAGGACGACGTTCAAATCAACAGGCGAAATGCGTTTGAAAATTCTGAAGGGTTTTAAGAAATCCTGCCATAGCTACTATAAGTTTGATGTCAAACCAGAGAGAGACTTTGCCGTTATTCTAGAAGACGATAAAAATGTCGAGAAATGGCTAAGGCCGGCGCACAACCAGTTCAAGATTTTCTATAGCAATCAATCCAAAATGTATGAACCCGATTTCGTAGTTCAAACTGAAAAAGTCATCTATATGGTGGAAATCAAAGATAGTGCGGAACTTCAATCAGATGAAGTACAAGATAAAGCACGATCCGCAACCCAATACTGCAATTCGGTGAATGAATACCTCAAAGCTAATGGCGGGCGTACTTGGAAGTATTTGCTGATCCCGCACGATCAGGTGGAGACAAATAAAGATATCAAGTTCTTCCAAAGTTTTGAGTACAAATCAAAAGACAATTAA